In Halobaculum halobium, a genomic segment contains:
- a CDS encoding ATP-binding protein — MDTDVSLGSVRACKRATIYAEGVNEEALTSALAERQFLLHPIHEVVDIGGERVEFVVDELEPRGTTLRVDEDTEFVFLDEPPASTGPPAGAGDGTDADGAPGGDGSGGGGAAGDEEEANIDITPQNPTTSFEEDVAGLEEVKNTAEMMLSLFEPDVRDEVVERYGEEFADRGGGMMLYGPGCGKTLVSEAIAYEAKHNTDIEDSYGEVVFLEVRGSDVVSKYSGESEKNVRAAFEQAHEAAGDGFAVLFFDEVETLIPDRSDDIQRHERALTNAFLQEMNDVEDNLLVIGATNMPFSIDPAATRRFPIQQFIPQPDAAVMSEVWRTSLGRISEELGEEAIAELGEASVGYTPAEIADRILGSELQRELIESVIDGDAITPDKEYLMEKLEESEPKTVRQYVSSTMKQASELEGYPEMKRYLEEQAQQIREENATSANAAATSDGAAGEEGSAASGSDTEAE; from the coding sequence GTGGACACCGACGTGTCGCTCGGGAGCGTCAGAGCCTGCAAGCGCGCGACCATCTACGCCGAGGGAGTAAACGAGGAGGCGTTGACGTCGGCGCTCGCCGAGCGACAGTTCCTCTTGCACCCCATCCACGAGGTCGTCGATATCGGCGGCGAGCGCGTCGAGTTCGTCGTCGACGAACTGGAGCCGCGCGGGACGACCCTCCGCGTGGACGAGGACACCGAGTTTGTGTTCCTCGATGAGCCGCCGGCGAGCACGGGCCCGCCGGCGGGCGCCGGGGACGGGACCGACGCCGATGGAGCGCCCGGCGGCGACGGGTCCGGCGGGGGCGGCGCCGCGGGCGACGAGGAGGAGGCCAACATCGACATCACCCCGCAGAACCCGACGACGAGCTTCGAGGAGGACGTCGCGGGACTCGAGGAGGTGAAGAACACCGCAGAGATGATGCTGTCGCTGTTCGAGCCCGACGTCCGCGACGAGGTCGTCGAGCGCTACGGGGAGGAGTTCGCCGACCGCGGCGGCGGCATGATGCTGTACGGCCCCGGTTGCGGGAAGACGCTCGTCTCTGAGGCGATCGCCTACGAGGCGAAGCACAACACCGACATCGAGGACAGCTACGGCGAGGTTGTCTTCCTCGAGGTCCGCGGCAGCGACGTGGTCTCAAAGTACTCCGGCGAGTCCGAGAAGAACGTCCGCGCAGCCTTCGAACAGGCACACGAGGCGGCCGGCGACGGGTTCGCCGTCCTCTTTTTCGACGAGGTGGAGACGCTCATCCCGGACCGCTCGGACGACATCCAACGCCACGAGCGCGCGCTGACGAACGCGTTCCTGCAGGAGATGAACGACGTGGAGGACAACCTCCTCGTCATCGGCGCGACGAACATGCCGTTCAGCATCGACCCGGCGGCGACCCGTCGATTCCCGATCCAGCAGTTTATCCCCCAACCCGACGCGGCCGTGATGTCTGAGGTGTGGCGCACGTCGCTCGGGCGTATCAGCGAGGAACTTGGCGAGGAGGCCATCGCAGAACTTGGCGAGGCGTCGGTCGGATACACCCCCGCGGAGATCGCTGACCGCATACTCGGCTCGGAACTGCAGCGCGAACTCATCGAGAGCGTCATCGACGGCGACGCGATCACGCCAGACAAGGAGTACCTCATGGAGAAGCTCGAGGAGTCCGAGCCCAAGACCGTCCGGCAGTACGTCTCCTCGACGATGAAACAAGCCTCGGAGCTGGAAGGATACCCGGAGATGAAGCGCTACCTCGAGGAACAGGCTCAGCAGATCCGCGAGGAGAACGCCACGAGTGCGAACGCGGCCGCGACATCCGACGGCGCCGCAGGCGAAGAGGGATCGGCCGCGTCTGGGAGCGACACGGAGGCCGAGTAG
- a CDS encoding carboxypeptidase regulatory-like domain-containing protein — translation MTAAGDLSQADSGALRFELDAERVGNESAVNVLFESSGGEDTVTTTAENPNSNDVYRYRIASGDLPDFPLANTTITVSAEGGNGTDYLTEQGVDLRHLDTAASASFDDSGRLTLTATNDTAGLDGSSFQLAATAAGDGRSATLSATLDNGTVTIDRNDAFTGLLTPPATLTLAATDGGPSLSGNTDVSLADAARPATVLVSPGRVTVQSPLLVGGTEYGVHLTTTGPDGEYAATTSARETDGVTSVTVENEYLAGADSVAVDVTTAGSSVVSPTYNDTDPNTATVNEGNRSVSLEDGPFSGGAVSFVLLATSSEVSVMSDASVDGATLSLSGLPNESELNPAGSYRMVVAFADAPATTVSVGDGGELSSLQPATDPSPDTNGTANGSTGNESSLLPFSSGGIPFGQFTLGLGAGLIVLLVLGVGYAVGQSMGGGSGAGGSAAATQQTRDVRVRITDGFANEQLSEEVYLTARPTGQSSASTSGVNRNGGGREEAVDGGIVTWTLKAEPYEFTASYNGATVTETAELLDERLTLSFQPVTKHVSVIDETGEPVEGATVTAEFDGQRISEPTDANGRASLTLPVTASTVEVTAEHDRYEPDTRRVTDPNDLPSELRVVGKTGTLRVETAIGGDPTDAVEVSLDTDDEWLRERLQQSNPTDEGGDAVGLPAGEYTLVGSVDAAPFEEVRQRVTVPEDDTVAVTLDVPFEYQLSATQREAIEALRSEADELVPSGRLDSAVHGYYASVARSLADAAERVPESGIRFAETSIDPDPVVDAMVSAGRGCVEGVDNAMNTKHNVDLFSACADMRGVSEEWRADYDLDDLFDLVASDRVGQRAELKSRLSEAESTVEDQRSEVNVISPAGDVLEELREYERETRESDEVRNAAFVFAVAGFVEAVTELFEHPRLLDRLNRTMY, via the coding sequence GTGACGGCGGCCGGTGATCTCAGCCAGGCGGACTCGGGAGCGCTCCGATTCGAACTCGATGCCGAGCGCGTCGGGAACGAGTCGGCGGTGAACGTCCTGTTCGAGTCGTCCGGCGGGGAAGACACCGTTACCACGACGGCCGAAAATCCGAACTCGAACGACGTGTACCGCTACCGGATCGCGTCAGGTGACCTCCCCGACTTCCCGCTCGCGAACACTACGATCACGGTCTCGGCCGAGGGCGGCAACGGAACCGACTATCTCACCGAACAGGGCGTCGACCTCCGGCACCTCGACACCGCAGCGAGCGCGTCCTTCGACGACAGCGGACGGCTCACCCTGACGGCGACGAACGACACCGCCGGGCTCGACGGGTCGTCGTTCCAACTGGCGGCGACCGCCGCCGGCGACGGTCGCTCTGCGACGCTCTCGGCGACGCTCGACAACGGTACTGTCACGATAGACCGCAACGACGCGTTTACCGGGCTACTGACCCCGCCGGCGACCCTGACGCTCGCGGCTACCGACGGCGGCCCGTCGCTCTCGGGCAATACGGACGTGTCGCTCGCGGACGCGGCACGCCCCGCGACAGTCCTCGTGTCCCCTGGGCGCGTGACGGTCCAGTCGCCGCTGTTGGTCGGCGGCACTGAATACGGCGTTCACCTCACCACGACCGGACCGGACGGCGAGTACGCAGCCACCACGTCCGCACGCGAGACAGACGGCGTCACGTCGGTGACCGTCGAGAACGAGTACCTCGCTGGCGCCGACAGCGTCGCTGTCGACGTCACAACTGCGGGGTCGTCTGTGGTGTCTCCGACCTACAACGACACTGATCCGAACACCGCGACCGTCAACGAAGGGAACCGTAGCGTGTCGCTCGAAGACGGCCCGTTCAGCGGTGGTGCTGTCTCGTTCGTCCTCCTGGCTACATCGAGTGAGGTCAGCGTCATGAGTGACGCGTCGGTCGACGGCGCGACGCTCTCACTGTCCGGGCTCCCGAACGAATCCGAACTGAACCCGGCCGGCTCCTACCGGATGGTCGTCGCGTTTGCCGACGCGCCGGCGACGACCGTCAGCGTCGGCGACGGCGGTGAGCTGTCATCGCTCCAGCCGGCTACCGATCCATCGCCCGACACGAACGGAACGGCGAACGGATCTACCGGAAACGAGTCGTCCCTGTTGCCATTCTCCTCGGGAGGCATCCCCTTCGGACAGTTCACGCTCGGGCTGGGTGCTGGGCTGATCGTGCTTCTCGTGTTGGGAGTCGGATACGCCGTCGGACAGTCGATGGGCGGCGGTTCGGGCGCCGGCGGGTCGGCCGCGGCCACACAGCAGACGCGAGACGTGCGAGTTCGGATCACCGACGGGTTCGCGAACGAGCAGCTCTCCGAGGAGGTGTACCTGACCGCGCGCCCGACGGGACAGTCGTCGGCATCGACCAGCGGCGTGAATCGAAACGGCGGCGGCCGCGAAGAGGCCGTCGACGGCGGGATCGTCACGTGGACGCTCAAGGCCGAACCGTACGAGTTCACCGCCTCCTACAACGGGGCCACCGTCACCGAGACGGCGGAGCTGCTCGACGAACGACTGACGCTCAGCTTCCAACCCGTGACGAAACACGTCAGCGTCATCGACGAGACGGGAGAGCCGGTGGAGGGTGCGACCGTGACCGCCGAGTTCGACGGTCAGCGGATCTCCGAGCCGACCGACGCGAACGGGCGGGCGTCGCTGACGCTCCCGGTAACCGCCTCCACCGTAGAAGTGACCGCCGAACACGACCGATACGAACCGGACACGCGCCGGGTGACCGACCCGAACGACCTCCCGTCTGAACTGCGCGTCGTCGGGAAGACCGGGACGCTCCGAGTCGAAACCGCCATCGGCGGCGATCCGACCGACGCGGTCGAAGTTAGTCTGGACACCGACGACGAGTGGCTGCGCGAGCGGCTCCAGCAGTCGAACCCGACGGACGAGGGCGGCGACGCGGTCGGCCTTCCGGCGGGCGAGTACACGCTCGTCGGCTCGGTCGATGCCGCACCGTTCGAGGAGGTACGACAGCGTGTCACGGTCCCAGAGGACGACACGGTGGCCGTCACACTGGACGTGCCCTTCGAGTACCAGTTGTCGGCGACACAGCGGGAAGCAATCGAGGCGTTGCGCAGCGAGGCGGACGAACTCGTCCCGAGCGGGCGACTCGACTCAGCCGTTCACGGGTACTACGCCAGCGTCGCACGCTCGTTGGCCGACGCCGCCGAACGGGTCCCTGAGTCGGGCATCCGGTTCGCGGAGACGAGCATCGATCCCGACCCGGTCGTCGACGCGATGGTATCGGCTGGGCGCGGCTGCGTCGAGGGGGTCGACAACGCGATGAACACGAAACACAACGTCGACCTCTTCAGCGCGTGCGCCGACATGCGAGGGGTCTCCGAGGAATGGCGGGCGGACTACGACCTCGACGACCTCTTCGATCTTGTGGCGTCCGACCGCGTGGGCCAGCGAGCGGAATTAAAATCGCGGCTCTCAGAAGCTGAATCGACCGTCGAGGACCAACGGAGCGAGGTGAACGTCATTTCGCCCGCCGGCGACGTCCTCGAAGAACTCCGGGAGTACGAACGCGAGACGAGAGAGTCCGATGAGGTGCGCAACGCCGCGTTCGTCTTCGCAGTCGCTGGATTCGTCGAGGCGGTGACGGAACTGTTCGAACACCCGCGGCTGCTCGACCGACTCAACAGGACGATGTACTGA